In the genome of Tursiops truncatus isolate mTurTru1 chromosome 21, mTurTru1.mat.Y, whole genome shotgun sequence, one region contains:
- the TEX15 gene encoding LOW QUALITY PROTEIN: testis-expressed protein 15 (The sequence of the model RefSeq protein was modified relative to this genomic sequence to represent the inferred CDS: inserted 2 bases in 1 codon) — protein sequence MEMKKTAKYKMPWKMNSTTEPLFVTGIDVNPLKKFTIPKIRRTAEKVYLSPCCTNTREYNFIHDTLNQCRLDVSCDLQSSWQFGDTKLIHNEELEKNFTSKRSEMRGSGRHGRELEEHFCFLALPQSDVAEIYQNGISTRTSTLKILGNPLLGIYIFRHVDVALNFAHSRSITVESIIIFKVLFGKVKKIQPSVDKNKVSLDPSPNFDCHMSRSVPSLKDTIELQAYSSAVYFYEYDDLSKPVDKPRQCLPYAIVTVKFIGQKVDKGHLMTSLRLLSTGFPKRAERTWSLNNCTVAKRIGKGKDATVIFEHFRKPIDPFVQENCSCSALNSEINPSNSNISNSYGNVQNENISVLEAYSGQMEHNSAECRDTSQVHAYDSGPSFIPSDTRESVNNDDLLNLTHLKDVLSGFAPAFPLHNNIGSSTVITSKLIKDPRLMKREESMGKHNTITGLNEILPLEKSLDFANSEINLSSMPTNPASSSEVMPGDQTVLTNYLDAPCFKISLNESQTQAHNMGCKTYDCTAPSKITTAEQCKSHDNFSFPMCVSNVVSEVEIQEHSGEKAQRSQQRSNIPILIEQNSEPRDSYESVNTCTKVYNSHISPEPQSSNFKTVYQTGHQMPTLFPLESKESIHENIQDIGKMRNFTGPEDNSKHEEKQNVWKESDNSFTNKTKISPVDSYISLHQDNKENENLDYLVENCDQILITQGLEKPKSFSSTTEEKYELDHLALEIENHLTPRLENLSQKHPQHSLEYKDNVHTSFTISQKRMELKLEKPDQNCVSVMTDALQEAKDIPQAKQLPAVTSSHDIKTAHNANCSMARENICVKRRNGNDPVSLANSERDCKENSQVNSKGQDHTQFCNSQLNSDVHLNVDCREQRENDKENQNEAEVEDIALSTENNIGNIHGDEKQSFHANKNFTTVDERRENKDYNSIEILSSEEFSTTFNLTWGKKYVSTESTLLENEGTVTAINEKDTGRTVEHLVSTTFPQVAGSSGHVASHAVVQVADAPVPALGTNLEDHPRYQFKETCSSEGPDFGLLVKYRVSDCETDMDKNQLHNSFHQSVSDNSVLQSIKLDNEIEVGSERSDSAFLFQQDAHSHGNVLYEDFGASYETLKSRIGWEGLLGSTNGKTEVLKSTTRRENSDQHYSEESSFYFSTAKNKAELFNPILLPDLEITITNVFMQGFSPAVESLALKDNSCKYRTEAIKSEIKEEEEEVPRFEIHSQCSGENSHHPSEGEFGNVRQVSGLVSKSETSLSEKQNKGPLVTEPSNVTTVNNESRCSFTKSKTDCNDTGSKKDTESSISQRKPHTPFRDQNIPHKDLRHHELCGNRRRLTSQDLLERFSSLSQGRIETSSRSEKHIRSVPDILTSEASLCKSRCLSRKLDRAVRHLKKAHRRVHTSLQLIAKVGEKRKGPLPKAYAVICDNFWESCDLQGYSSVSERRYYSTKQFLSKRKYDKPGEKRALGFEVDKSLTHVSNHKSYKTSGERVTKCLSEKNVSDVSRSPTTIRVRGYCDGEYPESQLALCSRSQSTGQSAYSTSSLRNPRSSELQPFSRKTGCLSSPDCPDEKLIKRENQIDAEFLSNVSKYEKLKNHSAHGNIKGTTKENNSEANEVISKRNSVSLTCIKESNVNFSVDKNHDATCIAHTKVKTDAVISVLESGVTHVFNIDINKPNNLILSGYTRNLEVNFPIEKWTAPNESSKPGIITGNFLMDPLNLTLIKSKKCNSIPQLLSATLVTDSEGESSQSYLNKQSIFAVDSSAVSTIVPHCQQGCAGKELLKTEHCSSSNSFRIDGNGTNVIENSELDFTSVSEESKDNMMKKLFSHDSFLLLKDNIKGSSSPKCIAKKDIQDRKMWKDKQAEKAKDSFHKTMAEGSSVKTEYKNQKNKTLEESSYLSEKTVKGNLVDSHLSIKGATEAVSLSNTASNELNKRKKEEGKVSHDSQSDSAVHSGRACNSKPGIKGMNHMPLLHAHSETSNVSPPPKMPTSYVNELKEEHCLTNNLAPIAKIAQILKRADEASSLQILQEETKVCQNILPLFVEAFERKQECSFKQILISRDLLVEQNLWYNCRCKLKPCALDSFVELQMMMETIQFIENKTRLLGGEPTFRSLLWYDETLYSELLGRPRGFQQQSNFYPAFQGRLKYDAFCELQNYRDQLVEVFEETKREISSYYMFLKYKRQINECEAVMKHCSDCFDFSLSVPFTCGVNFGDSLGDLESLRKSTLNLISIYGDSPQKDSCPGKQDHLWIIIEMISSKVNFIKSNEAVSIKISLYGLEHIFFDAAKSLVWKEKRESFCKKYSGKNSKEILLKINEHAFSKLQKIHDTLSKGLSSERISSTGLENTMIASRKSNALVNKATISIENSRFNSTLLSYPDICCISEILDQAEFADFKKLQELTLRCTDHLEILKKYFQLLQEDNIDNIFITQENVLDMVKNHNHEAVILKPAAIETYIEIVMLSETVHFLKNSMAKKLDKQRFRGMLWFDLSLLPELVQCQEEMTSFSFLKDNSTDCLWKVIETAISELKNDLDIIYKYNEAVNCSYALHLLSRELEELSEIKTLLKKSKYSLSTYIDFVPCIASINYGSTVTELEYNYTQFSTLLKNVMAAPRKDLGKMAHVMKVMKTIEDMKIICAKNAKLAISFVLCQMRHNRKKTLHLERKEEMNIHVKPRKNINKSSTCVKVPSVSQCIMKNVSNSSKKRPFTVDECEDPQEQDENTTVSSCKKQKVNMKDVTKINREKATFKHLSSSNGSSITPTYQGITSYEVQPPPFGMLTAVTSXQNTHSNLLYSPYFGYFAGERQANDFVPVSGHFQTQMPVYNFQQPIFSQYVYYQPVTAYPCSPDLKVLPEVPWT from the exons AAAGAACATGGTCTCTGAATAACTGTACAGTGGCCAAAAgaattggaaaaggaaaagatgctACTGTCATCTTTGAGCATTTCAGGAAACCTATAGATCCATTTGTTCAGGAAAACTGTTCATGCAGTGCACTAAATTCAGAGATAAATCCTTCCAACTCAAATATTTCTAACTCCTATGGAaatgtgcaaaatgaaaacatttctgtACTTGAAGCATACAGTGGACAGATGGAGCACAATTCAGCAGAATGTAGAGACACTTCTCAAGTACATGCATATGATTCAGGTCCTTCATTTATTCCCAGTGATACGAGAGAAAGTGTTAATAATGATGACCTCTTAAATTTGACACATCTTAAAGATGTTTTAAGTGGTTTTGCTCCTGCTTTTCCCCTTCATAACAATATTGGCTCAAGCACAGTTATTACTTCAAAACTCATCAAAGACCCAAGACTgatgaagagagaagaaagcatgGGAAAACATAATACTATTACaggtttaaatgagattttgCCATTGGAGAAGAGTTTAGATTTTGCTAATTCAGAAATAAACCTATCATCTATGCCAACTAATCCTGCCTCATCATCTGAAGTCATGCCTGGTGATCAGACTGTTCTTACTAATTATTTGGATGCCCCTTGCTTCAAAATTTCTTTGAATGAGTCACAAACCCAGGCTCACAACATGGGCTGTAAGACCTATGATTGTACAGCTCCCAGTAAAATTACCACGGCAGAACAGTGTAAGAGCCACGATAATTTTTCCTTCCCAATGTGTGTGTCAAATGTAGTCTCAGAAGTTgaaatccaagaacacagtggaGAAAAAGCTCAGAGATCCCAGCAGAGAAGCAACATTCCAATTTTAATTGAACAAAATAGTGAGCCACGTGACTCTTACGAATCAGTGAATACTTGTACAAAAGTATATAATAGTCACATCTCTCCAGAACCACAGTCTtctaattttaaaactgtatatcAGACTGGTCACCAAATGCCTACGCTTTTTCCACTCGAAAGCAAAGAAAGCATACATGAGAACATTCAAGATATTGGAAAGATGAGAAACTTCACTGGGCCAGAAGACAATTCCAAacatgaagaaaagcaaaatgtatgGAAAGAAAGTGATAATTCTTTtactaataaaacaaaaatcagtccAGTAGATAGTTACATTTCTTTGCATCAAGACAACAAAGAGAATGAGAATCTTGATTATTTGGTGGAAAATTGTGATCAAATATTAATTACTCAAGGGTTAGAAAAGCCAAAATCTTTCTCATCTACCACAGAGGAGAAGTATGAGCTAGATCACCTAGCattggaaatagaaaatcatcTTACTCCAAGACTGGAGAACCTTTCACAAAAGCATCCTCAGCACTCTTTAGAGTACAAAGATAACGTTCACACAAGTTTTACCATTTCTCAAAAACGAATGGAACTGAAATTGGAAAAACCAGATCAAAACTGTGTTAGCGTTATGACTGATGCTTTGCAGGAAGCAAAAGACATTCCCCAGGCCAAACAACTGCCGGCCGTTACTTCATCTCATGACATTAAAACAGCTCATAATGCAAATTGCAGCATGGCTagagaaaatatatgtgttaaaaggagaaatggaaatgatcCAGTGTCCTTAGCGAACAGTGAAAGAGACTGCAAAGAAAATTCTCAAGTTAACAGTAAAGGTCAAGATCACACTCAGTTCTGTAATTCACAGTTGAACAGTGATGTGCACCTGAATGTTGattgcagagagcagagagagaatgataaagaAAACCAGAATGAGGCTGAAGTGGAAGACATTGCTTTGTCTACAGAaaacaacatagggaatatacaTGGAGATGAGAAGCAGAGTTTTCATGCAAACAAAAATTTTACCACTGTAGATGAAAGGAGGGAGAATAAAGATTACAATAGCATAGAAATTCTGAGTTCTGAAGAATTTTCTACTACATTTAATTtgacttgggggaaaaaatatgtGTCCACAGAATCTACATTATTAGAAAATGAAGGTACCGTAACTGCCATAAACGAAAAAGATACTGGAAGGACTGTAGAGCATTTGGTTTCCACAACATTTCCCCAGGTTGCAGGTTCTTCAGGGCATGTAGCCTCACATGCTGTAGTTCAGGTAGCTGATGCGCCAGTGCCGGCGTTAGGCACAAATCTCGAAGATCACCCAAGATACCAGTTTAAAGAAACTTGTTCTTCTGAGGGTCCAGATTTTGGTTTGTTAGTAAAATATAGGGTTTCTGATTGTGAAACAGATATGGATAAAAATCAATTACACAACTCATTTCATCAGTCGGTAAGTGACAACTCAGTTCTTCAAAGCATCAAATTGGATAATGAGATTGAAGTAGGATCAGAACGGAGTGACAGTGCTTTTCTATTTCAACAGGATGCTCATAGCCATGGAAATGTACTCTATGAAGATTTCGGGGCCTCATACGAGACTCTGAAGTCTCGCATCGGTTGGGAAGGTCTGTTAGGAAGCACTAATGGGAAGACAGAAGTTTTGAAAAGCACCACAAGGAGGGAGAATAGCGATCAGCATTACTCCGAGGAAAGTAGTTTTTACTTCTCtacagcaaaaaacaaagcagagctCTTCAACCCAATTTTACTTCCTGATCTAGAAATTACGATTACTAATGTATTTATGCAAGGATTCAGTCCTGCTGTTGAATCCCTTGCATTGAAAGATAATTCCTGCAAATATAGAACTGAAgccataaaatcagaaataaaggaggaggaggaagaagttcCACGATTTGAAATTCATTCCCAGTGTTCTGGTGAAAATTCACATCATCCATCGGAAGGTGAATTTGGTAATGTAAGGCAAGTATCAGGACTAGTGAGTAAATCTGAAACCTCACtttctgaaaagcaaaacaagGGACCTTTGGTTACTGAACCTTCTAACGTCACAACAGTAAATAACGAAAGCAGGTGTTCCTTTACAAAGTCAAAAACCGATTGTAATGATACTGGAAGTAAAAAGGACACAGAATCAAGCATTAGCCAAAGAAAGCCACATACACCTTTTAGGGACCAGAATATACCACATAAAGATTTAAGACATCACGAACTTTGTGGGAATAGGAGGAGGCTAACCAGTCAGGACTTGTTGGAACGTTTTTCTTCATTATCCCAAGGACGAATTGAAACCTCTTCACGGTCAGAAAAACACATTAGGAGTGTCCCGGATATTCTAACTAGTGAAGCATCTTTATGCAAAAGCAGATGTCTTTCCAGAAAACTTGACAGAGCTGTTCGTCACTTAAAAAAAGCTCACAGAAGAGTTCACACGTCTTTGCAGCTTATAGCTAaagtgggagaaaaaagaaagggcccTTTACCAAAAGCATATGCAGTAATATGCGATAATTTCTGGGAAAGTTGTGACCTTCAAGGTTATAGTTCTGTGTCTGAAAGAAGATATTACTCCACTAAGCAATTTTTGTCAAAAAGAAAATACGACAAGCCTGGAGAGAAAAGGGCTTTGGGATTTGAAGTTGATAAATCATTAACTCATGTATCAAACCACAAGTCTTATAAAACAAGTGGAGAGAGAGTCACAAAGTGCCTTTCTGAGAAAAATGTGTCCGATGTCTCCAGAAGTCCCACCACTATTCGCGTGAGAGGATATTGTGATGGAGAGTATCCTGAATCACAGTTAGCCCTCTGCTCCAGGTCCCAAAGTACAGGTCAGTCAGCTTATAGCACTAGCAGTCTGAGAAATCCCAGATCATCAGAACTTCAGCCCTTTTCTAGAAAAACTGGGTGTCTCTCTTCCCCAGACTGCCCAGATGAGAAactaattaaaagagaaaatcaaatcgATGCAGAGTTTTTATCTAACGTTAGTAAATATGAAAAGCTTAAGAACCATTCAGCACATGGTAATATTAAGggtacaacaaaagaaaacaattctgaaGCTAATGAAGTAATAAGTAAAAGGAATTCAGTATCTTTAACTTGCATAAAAGAAAGCAACGTAAATTTTAGTGTGGACAAAAATCATGATGCAACTTGTATAGCCCACACAAAGGTGAAAACTGATGCAGTTATTTCAGTCTTAGAATCAGGTGTGACGcatgtttttaatattgatatcAACAAACCAAATAACCTTATTTTATCTGGTTATACAAGAAACCTGGAAGTAAATTTTCCtatagaaaaatggacagctcCTAATGAGAGCTCCAAACCAGGCATTATTACAGGAAACTTCCTTATGGACCCATTAAATCTAACTCTGATAAAAAGCAAAAAGTGTAACAGTATTCCTCAATTGTTATCAGCCACTCTAGTGACAGACAGTGAGGGAGAATCTTCACAATCTTACCTGAATAAACAGAGCATTTTTGCTGTAGATTCTTCAGCAGTGTCTACCATTGTACCACACTGTCAACAAGGATGTGCTGGAAAGGAGCTGCTAAAGACAGAACATTGCTCTTCAAGTAATTCCTTCCGCATAGACGGGAATGGAACAAATGTTATTGAGAATTCTGAGTTGGATTTCACATCAGTAAGTGAAGAAAGTAAGGACAATATGATGAAGAAACTATTTTCCCATGATAGTTTTCTGCTCTTAAAAGATAACATAAAGGGTTCTTCTTCCCCAAAATGTATTGCAAAGAAAGACATTCAGGACAGAAAAATGTGGAAAGATAAACAAGCAGAGAAAGCAAAAGATTCATTTCACAAAACCATGGCTGAAGGATCAAGTGTTAAGACTGAgtacaaaaatcaaaagaataagaCATTAGAAGAATCCTCCTACTTAAGTGAGAAAACAGTTAAAGGCAACTTGGTCGATTCTCATTTAAGCATTAAAGGTGCTACTGAGGCAGTCTCTTTGAGTAACACTGCTTCTAATGAGcttaacaaaagaaagaaagaggagggaaaagttAGTCATGACTCTCAGTCTGACTCCGCAGTGCACTCAGGAAGAGCCTGTAATTCCAAACCAGGCATTAAAGGAATGAATCATATGCCTCTTCTACATGCCCACTCTGAAACCTCCAACGTCTCTCCTCCTCCGAAGATGCCTACATCATACGTGAATGAATTAAAAGAAGAACATTGCTTAACTAATAATTTGGCTCCTATAGCTAAGATAGCTCAAATTTTGAAGAGGGCAGATGAAGCATCATCTTTGCAGATTCTACAGGAAGAAACTAAAGTTTGTCAAAATATTCTCCCTTTATTTGTTGAagcttttgaaagaaaacaagaatgttCATTTAAACAAATCTTGATTTCAAGAGACCTGTTGGTAGAACAAAACCTGTGGTATAACTgcagatgcaaattaaaaccgtGTGCTCTTGACTCCTTTGTAGAACTTCAAATGATGATGGAAACTATTCAGttcattgaaaacaaaacaaggctCTTAGGAGGTGAGCCAACATTCCGAAGCTTGCTTTGGTATGATGAGACATTGTACAGTGAGCTGCTTGGCAGACCACGTGGGTTTCAACAACAATCCAATTTCTATCCTGCTTTTCAAGGCAGGTTAAAATATGATGCATTCTGTGAGTTGCAAAACTATCGTGATCAGTTGGTTGAAGTGTTTGAAGAAACCAAAAGGGAAATCAGTTCATACTACATGTTCTTAAAATACAAACGACAGATTAATGAGTGTGAGGCAGTAATGAAACATTGTTCTGATTGctttgacttttctctttctgttccattTACCTGTGGAGTTAACTTTGGAGATAGTTTAGGAGACCTAGAATCTTTGAGAAAAAGTACATTAAATCTGATCAGTATATATGGGGACTCTCCCCAAAAAGATTCCTGTCCAGGAAAACAAGACCATCTATGGATTATTATAGAAATGATCTCCTCAAAAGTTAATTTTATCAAGAGCAATGAGGCAGTAAGTATTAAAATATCTCTTTATGGTCTGGAACATATCTTTTTTGATGCTGCAAAAAGTCTtgtttggaaagaaaagagagagtctTTCTGCAAAAAATACTCAGGAAAGAACAGCAAAGAAATACtactcaaaataaatgaacatgcTTTTTCTAAGTTGCAGAAGATACATGATACGTTGTCTAAAGGTTTAAGCAGTGAACGCATTTCCAGTACTGGGCTTGAGAATACTATGATTGCTTCCAGAAAGTCAAATGCTCTAGTAAACAAAGCAACAATTAGCATAGAAAACTCTAGGTTTAACAGTACTTTGCTTTCATATCCAGATATCTGTTGTATTAGTGAAATATTGGATCAAGCTGAATTTGCAGACTTTAAAAAACTACAGGAACTCACTTTGAGATGTACCGATcacttagaaattttaaaaaaatactttcagtTGCTGCAAGAAGATAACatagataatatttttatcaCACAAGAAAATGTTTTGGACATGGTGAAAAACCACAACCACGAGGCAGTAATTTTAAAACCTGCGGCCATTGAAACCTATATTGAAATCGTCATGCTCTCAGAAACAGTTCACTTTCTTAAAAACTCAATGGCAAAGAAACTAGACAAACAGAGGTTTCGAGGTATGCTTTGGTTTGATTTGTCACTTCTTCCTGAACTGGTTCAGTGCCAAGAAGAAAtgacttctttctcatttcttaaagATAATTCAACAGATTGTCTTTGGAAAGTGATAGAGACTGCTATTTCTGAACTTAAGAACGATCTGGATATTATCTACAAATATAATGAAGCTGTTAATTGCTCCTATGCTCTTCATTTGCTCTCAAGAGAACTTGAAgaactttcagaaataaaaacacttcTAAAGAAGTCTAAGTATTCTCTTTCCACATACATTGACTTTGTGCCGTGTATAGCATCCATAAATTACGGAAGCACTGTGACAGAGTTAGAATACAACTACACTCAGTTTTCCACCCTGCTCAAAAATGTGATGGCTGCCCCTCGGAAGGACTTAGGGAAAATGGCCCATGTTATGAAAGTCATGAAAACTATTGAAGATATGAAGATAATATGTGCTAAAAATGCTAAATTAGCCATTTCCTTTGTCCTGTGCCAAATGCGACATAACAGAAAGAAGACTTTGCacctggagagaaaggaagaaatgaatattCATGTAAAACCTAGGAAGAATATCAACAAGTCCAGTACTTGTGTGAAGGTGCCCTCAGTTTCACAGTGCATAATGAAAAACGTTTCAAATTCCTCTAAAAAACGACCTTTCACTGTAGACGAGTGTGAAGACCCTCAGGAACAAGACGAAAATACTACCGTTTCCAGTTGTAAAAAACAAAAG gTTAACatgaaagatgtcacaaaaatcaacagagaaaagGCAACGTTCAAGCATCTAAG CAGCAGCAATGGCAGTTCCATTACCCCGACATACCAGGGAATAACATCCTATGAAGTACAGCCACCTCCTTTTGGGATGTTGACTGCAGTTACAAG TCAAAATACGCATTCTAATCTTTTGTACTCTCCATATTTTGGTTACTTTGCTGGGGAACGACAAGCAAATGACTTTGTGCCAGTGAGTGGACATTTTCAAACTCAAATGCCTGTTTACAATTTTCAGCAGCCAATTTTTTCACAGTATGTTTACTATCAACCGGTCACTGCATACCCTTGCTCTCCTGATTTGAAGGTGCTTCCAGAAGTTCCTTGGACTTAA